One Micromonospora eburnea genomic region harbors:
- a CDS encoding MFS transporter gives MNAHVTSPPQAVASAESLPHRWRALALLSVAQFMLILDVTVVTIALPSIGADLGLDRAALAWVVTAYTLVFGGLMLLGGRVADLFDARRTVLAGLALFTASSLVAGLSVDATMLIGGRIGQGVGAALLSPAALSLVTMLFQGAERHRALGVWGALGGTGAAAGVLLGGLLTAGPGWKWVFYVNVPIGLAVLALLPVVVPRSTPRGASRRLDLPGALTVTLATAAALYALINAGDHGWAALSTLGPLALAAVLYAAFVVIERAVRAPLVDLSILARRRVAAAGFLMLVATGLLIASFFLGSFYLQQVRGHSALTTGLLFLPVAVGTIVGAHAASHGVGHLGARTTAAVGLAVAALGAAFPAAGPASASVVIGISVAAAGLGMTLVAATTSALADVAPEEAGVTSGIVNTFHELGGSVGVAVVSTVAAASLASHGVVTTGFTRAYVFSAVVAAVAALVSLVLVPPGRPPAGASVRLH, from the coding sequence ATGAACGCCCACGTCACATCGCCACCGCAGGCCGTCGCGTCGGCCGAGTCCCTGCCGCACCGCTGGCGAGCGCTGGCGCTGCTCAGCGTCGCCCAGTTCATGCTCATCCTCGACGTCACCGTGGTCACCATCGCGCTGCCGAGCATCGGTGCCGACCTCGGACTCGACCGCGCGGCACTGGCCTGGGTCGTCACCGCGTACACCCTGGTCTTCGGTGGTCTGATGCTCCTCGGCGGACGCGTCGCCGACCTGTTCGACGCCCGCCGGACCGTCCTCGCCGGCCTGGCGCTCTTCACCGCGTCGTCGTTGGTGGCGGGGCTGTCGGTCGACGCCACGATGCTCATCGGCGGTCGGATCGGCCAGGGCGTCGGCGCCGCGCTGCTCTCTCCCGCCGCGCTCTCCCTGGTCACCATGCTGTTCCAGGGCGCGGAACGGCACCGGGCACTGGGCGTCTGGGGCGCCCTGGGCGGCACCGGCGCGGCCGCCGGAGTGCTGCTCGGCGGCCTGCTCACCGCCGGCCCGGGCTGGAAATGGGTCTTCTACGTCAACGTCCCGATCGGGCTCGCCGTGCTCGCCCTGCTGCCGGTCGTCGTGCCGAGATCGACCCCACGCGGCGCAAGCCGGAGGCTGGACCTGCCCGGGGCGCTCACCGTCACGCTCGCCACCGCGGCGGCGCTCTACGCGCTGATCAACGCCGGAGACCACGGCTGGGCCGCGCTGTCCACCCTCGGACCGCTCGCGCTCGCCGCAGTGCTCTACGCGGCTTTCGTGGTGATCGAACGGGCCGTCCGGGCGCCACTGGTGGACCTCTCGATCCTCGCCCGCCGTCGGGTCGCCGCCGCCGGGTTCCTGATGCTGGTGGCGACCGGGCTGTTGATCGCGAGCTTCTTCCTCGGTTCGTTCTACCTGCAACAGGTACGCGGACACAGCGCGCTGACCACCGGGCTGCTCTTCCTGCCGGTCGCCGTCGGCACCATCGTCGGTGCCCATGCGGCCAGCCACGGGGTCGGACATCTCGGCGCCCGGACGACGGCCGCCGTGGGACTCGCCGTCGCCGCCCTGGGAGCCGCGTTCCCCGCCGCGGGGCCCGCGTCCGCGTCGGTGGTCATCGGAATCAGCGTTGCGGCGGCCGGACTGGGGATGACCCTGGTGGCGGCCACCACCAGCGCGCTCGCCGACGTGGCGCCCGAGGAGGCCGGAGTCACCTCGGGCATCGTCAACACGTTCCACGAACTCGGCGGTTCGGTCGGCGTGGCGGTCGTCTCCACGGTCGCCGCCGCGAGTCTGGCCTCGCATGGGGTGGTGACCACCGGCTTCACGCGCGCCTACGTCTTCAGCGCGGTCGTCGCCGCCGTGGCCGCGCTGGTGTCACTGGTCCTGGTGCCGCCCGGCCGGCCGCCGGCCGGGGCGTCGGTGCGCCTGCACTAG
- a CDS encoding DMT family transporter has product MAWIVLVFSGLLETAWAIALDRSAGFSRPLPSLVFVVSLAASMAGLAYALRDIPVGTGYAVWVGIGAVGTSLVGMLALNEPATLPRIGCLLLVVAGVVGLKLFH; this is encoded by the coding sequence ATGGCCTGGATCGTGTTGGTGTTCTCCGGGCTGCTGGAGACCGCGTGGGCGATCGCCCTCGACCGCAGCGCCGGCTTCAGCCGCCCCCTCCCCTCCCTCGTCTTCGTCGTCTCGCTGGCGGCGAGCATGGCCGGCCTGGCGTACGCGCTGCGCGACATCCCGGTCGGCACCGGCTACGCGGTCTGGGTCGGGATCGGCGCGGTCGGCACCTCGCTGGTCGGCATGCTCGCGCTGAACGAACCGGCCACCCTGCCCCGGATCGGCTGCCTGCTGCTGGTGGTCGCCGGTGTGGTCGGGCTCAAGCTGTTCCACTGA
- a CDS encoding ornithine cyclodeaminase family protein → MTLLFSDEDVAALDAPVTVAAMRDALLAAYEGRLVAPPRASASLGGGRMVLTAGHLTGEWYGFRSYDTFGLPESGQLVVLHDARSGAVRAIAVGEELGSRRTGGLGGAAVDALARPDAGTLGVVGSGRQAWTQVWAAAAVRRLREVTVHSRTPARREAFAARVRVELGVPARAVDSAAEAVRDRDMVVLATTSTTPVLAAADLAPGTHVNTVGFKQTDRHEFGPDLLDAADVLVTDSPAQAAAYVPPMLAAVEPYAGRLRDLGAVLAGAVPGRTGADQISVFCSTGLAGTEVFLLDRLARVGAAAR, encoded by the coding sequence ATGACCCTGCTCTTCTCCGACGAGGACGTCGCCGCACTGGACGCCCCGGTCACCGTCGCCGCCATGCGGGACGCGCTGCTGGCCGCGTACGAGGGTCGGTTGGTCGCCCCGCCCCGGGCGTCCGCCTCGCTGGGCGGGGGCCGGATGGTGCTCACCGCAGGTCACCTCACCGGCGAGTGGTACGGCTTCCGGTCCTACGACACCTTCGGCCTGCCGGAGAGCGGGCAACTCGTCGTGCTGCACGACGCCCGCAGCGGCGCGGTACGGGCGATCGCGGTCGGCGAGGAGCTGGGCTCCCGGCGTACCGGGGGACTGGGCGGGGCGGCCGTCGACGCCCTCGCCCGCCCCGACGCGGGCACCCTCGGCGTGGTCGGCTCCGGCCGCCAGGCGTGGACCCAGGTGTGGGCCGCCGCGGCGGTCCGCCGGCTGCGCGAGGTGACCGTGCACAGCCGCACGCCGGCCCGCCGGGAGGCGTTCGCCGCCCGGGTCCGCGTGGAGCTGGGCGTACCGGCCCGCGCGGTCGACTCGGCCGCCGAAGCGGTCCGCGACCGGGACATGGTGGTGCTCGCCACCACCAGCACCACCCCCGTGCTGGCCGCCGCCGACCTCGCCCCGGGCACCCACGTCAACACCGTCGGCTTCAAGCAGACCGACCGGCACGAGTTCGGCCCGGACCTGCTGGACGCCGCCGATGTGCTGGTCACCGACTCGCCCGCGCAGGCCGCCGCGTACGTCCCGCCGATGCTCGCCGCCGTCGAGCCGTACGCCGGGCGGCTGCGCGACCTGGGCGCGGTGCTGGCCGGGGCGGTCCCCGGCCGGACCGGTGCGGACCAGATCTCGGTCTTCTGCTCCACCGGCCTCGCCGGCACGGAGGTCTTCCTGCTCGACCGCCTGGCCCGGGTGGGTGCCGCGGCCCGCTGA
- the rimO gene encoding 30S ribosomal protein S12 methylthiotransferase RimO: MVSATSPSGPDGRRVALLTLGCARNEVDSEELAARLHADGWQVTTDGEGADVVVVNTCGFVEKAKQDSIQTLLAAADTGAKVVAAGCMAERYGRELADSLPEAQAVLSFDDYPDISARLNAVVAGEALDAHTPRDRRELLPLTPVKRRGAAVSLPGHGTPTRVAAETDEHTPAHLRQVLRHRLDTGPVASLKLASGCDRRCAFCAIPAFRGAFVSRTPDELLAEAEWLAKTGVRELVLVSENSTSYGKDLGDPRALEKLLPQLAAIDGIVRVRASYLQPAETRPGLVEVIATTPGVAPYFDLSFQHSSEPVLRRMRRFGSTDRFLELLASARALAPEAGARSNFIVGFPGETRQDVTELVRFLTEARLDAIGVFDYSDEDGTEAAGLPGKVSAATVKRRYDKLAALADELCSQRAEERLGSTVEVLVDSIADGVVEGRAAHQAPEVDGSTTLVAPEAGGVDLAALRPGDLVRATVTATEGVDLVAVPDEMISAAPGAAR, translated from the coding sequence ATGGTGTCTGCCACCTCCCCTTCCGGCCCCGACGGCCGTCGTGTCGCCCTGCTGACGCTGGGCTGTGCCCGTAACGAGGTCGACTCGGAGGAGTTGGCCGCCCGGCTGCACGCCGACGGCTGGCAGGTGACCACCGACGGCGAGGGTGCCGACGTGGTGGTCGTGAACACCTGCGGCTTCGTGGAGAAGGCCAAGCAGGACTCGATCCAGACGCTGCTGGCCGCCGCCGACACCGGCGCCAAGGTGGTCGCCGCCGGCTGCATGGCCGAGCGGTACGGCCGTGAGCTGGCCGACAGCCTGCCCGAAGCGCAGGCGGTGCTCAGCTTCGACGACTACCCGGACATCTCCGCCCGGCTGAACGCGGTCGTCGCGGGCGAGGCGCTGGACGCACACACCCCGCGGGACCGGCGGGAGCTGCTGCCGCTCACCCCGGTCAAGCGGCGTGGGGCGGCGGTGTCGCTGCCCGGCCACGGCACCCCGACCCGGGTGGCCGCGGAGACCGACGAGCACACCCCGGCCCACCTTCGGCAGGTGCTGCGGCACCGGCTCGACACCGGCCCGGTCGCCTCGCTCAAGCTGGCCAGCGGCTGCGACCGCCGCTGCGCGTTCTGCGCCATCCCGGCGTTCCGCGGCGCGTTCGTCTCGCGTACGCCGGACGAGTTGCTTGCCGAGGCGGAGTGGCTGGCCAAGACCGGCGTACGCGAACTGGTGCTGGTCAGCGAGAACTCCACCTCGTACGGCAAAGACCTGGGTGACCCCCGGGCGCTGGAGAAGCTGCTGCCGCAGCTCGCCGCGATCGACGGGATCGTCCGGGTGCGGGCCAGCTACCTCCAGCCCGCCGAGACCCGGCCCGGCCTGGTCGAGGTGATCGCCACCACGCCGGGTGTGGCGCCGTACTTCGACCTGTCGTTCCAGCACTCCAGCGAGCCGGTGCTGCGCCGGATGCGCCGCTTCGGCTCCACCGACCGCTTCCTGGAGCTGCTGGCCTCCGCCCGCGCGCTGGCCCCCGAGGCGGGTGCCCGGAGCAACTTCATCGTCGGCTTCCCGGGCGAGACCCGGCAGGACGTGACCGAGTTGGTCCGGTTCCTGACCGAGGCGCGGCTCGACGCGATCGGCGTGTTCGACTACAGCGACGAGGACGGCACCGAGGCGGCCGGCCTGCCCGGCAAGGTCTCCGCCGCCACGGTCAAGCGGCGGTACGACAAGCTCGCCGCGCTCGCCGACGAGCTCTGCTCGCAGCGGGCCGAGGAGCGGCTCGGGTCGACGGTCGAGGTGCTGGTCGACTCGATCGCCGACGGCGTGGTCGAGGGCCGGGCGGCCCACCAGGCGCCCGAGGTGGACGGTTCGACCACCCTGGTCGCTCCCGAGGCGGGCGGGGTCGACCTCGCCGCGCTGCGCCCCGGCGACCTGGTCCGGGCCACGGTCACCGCGACCGAGGGTGTCGACCTGGTCGCCGTACCGGATGAGATGATCTCGGCGGCGCCCGGCGCGGCACGGTGA
- the pgsA gene encoding CDP-diacylglycerol--glycerol-3-phosphate 3-phosphatidyltransferase — protein MTGAESTVAPRVPLLNAANVLTALRLALVPVFAVTVVTSGMAHAGWRMTACLIFVVASATDLADGWIARRFGLITSLGKVADPIADKALTGAALVLLSWYDRLPWWVTAVILLRELGITGLRFWVIRHGVIAASRGGKIKTALQILAITWYLWPMPAAAAAVGPWIMGAAVIVTVLTGFDYIAQALRLRRPTP, from the coding sequence ATGACCGGGGCGGAGTCGACGGTGGCGCCGCGAGTTCCGCTGCTCAACGCGGCGAACGTGCTGACCGCGCTGCGACTGGCGTTGGTGCCGGTCTTCGCGGTCACCGTGGTCACCTCCGGGATGGCCCACGCCGGTTGGCGGATGACCGCCTGCCTGATCTTCGTGGTCGCCTCGGCGACCGACCTGGCGGACGGCTGGATCGCTCGCCGGTTCGGGCTGATCACCTCGCTCGGCAAGGTCGCCGACCCGATCGCCGACAAGGCGCTCACCGGTGCCGCCCTGGTGCTGCTGTCCTGGTACGACCGGCTGCCCTGGTGGGTGACCGCGGTGATCCTCCTGCGCGAGTTGGGGATCACCGGGCTGCGGTTCTGGGTGATCCGGCACGGGGTGATCGCGGCCAGCCGGGGCGGCAAGATCAAGACGGCCCTCCAGATCCTCGCCATCACCTGGTACCTCTGGCCGATGCCCGCCGCGGCGGCCGCCGTCGGCCCGTGGATCATGGGTGCCGCGGTCATCGTCACGGTGCTGACCGGCTTCGACTACATCGCCCAAGCCCTCCGCCTCCGCCGGCCCACCCCATAA
- a CDS encoding CinA family protein, producing the protein MGTDARDQRPVGNPAAGVVHRLSLRHETLATVESLTGGLVAASIVEIAGVSNVYRGGLVVYATELKSGLAGVPEDLLAERGPVDPDVATALAEGGRRRCGADWGLATTGVAGPEPQDGKPVGLVYVAVAGPGGTRVRRLDLDGGRDHIRSAAVIEALRLLAERIHTAETGADTDAETHAGSGDETGDAETGDADRAGAGRR; encoded by the coding sequence ATGGGGACGGATGCGCGGGACCAGCGGCCCGTGGGGAACCCGGCGGCGGGAGTGGTGCACCGCCTGTCGCTGCGGCACGAGACCCTCGCGACCGTCGAGTCCCTCACCGGCGGGCTGGTCGCCGCCTCGATCGTGGAGATCGCCGGGGTGAGCAACGTGTACCGGGGGGGTCTGGTGGTCTACGCCACCGAGCTCAAGTCGGGGCTCGCCGGCGTACCGGAGGATCTGCTGGCGGAGCGCGGGCCGGTCGACCCGGACGTGGCCACCGCGCTCGCCGAGGGTGGCCGCCGCCGCTGCGGCGCCGACTGGGGCCTGGCCACCACCGGGGTGGCCGGGCCGGAGCCGCAGGACGGCAAGCCGGTCGGCCTGGTGTACGTCGCCGTGGCCGGTCCCGGCGGCACCCGGGTGCGCCGGCTCGACCTCGACGGCGGCCGCGACCACATCCGGTCGGCCGCGGTGATCGAGGCGCTGCGGTTGCTGGCCGAGCGGATCCACACCGCCGAGACGGGCGCCGATACCGACGCGGAGACGCACGCCGGGAGCGGCGACGAGACGGGCGACGCGGAGACGGGTGACGCCGACCGGGCCGGAGCGGGCCGGCGGTGA
- a CDS encoding helix-turn-helix domain-containing protein, which produces MVLLRRVIGDALRARRQGQHRTLREVSSAANVSLGYLSEIERGQKEPSSELLAAICDALGARLSELLREVSDTVALAEQLPGVLVPVADQPVESSPVAPSAVRKATNRAVRQVASDGSVAVQVRQDSPLKATLRSTRVRPADRDVVCAA; this is translated from the coding sequence ATGGTCCTGCTACGCCGGGTGATCGGTGACGCACTGCGGGCGCGCCGGCAGGGGCAGCACCGTACCCTTCGCGAGGTTTCCTCCGCCGCCAACGTGAGCCTCGGCTATCTCTCCGAGATCGAGCGCGGCCAGAAGGAGCCCTCCAGCGAGCTGCTGGCGGCGATCTGTGACGCGCTCGGTGCCCGTCTCTCCGAGCTGCTGCGCGAGGTCAGCGACACGGTCGCGCTGGCCGAGCAGCTGCCGGGGGTGCTGGTTCCGGTGGCCGACCAGCCGGTCGAGTCGTCGCCGGTGGCCCCGTCGGCCGTCCGCAAGGCGACCAACCGGGCGGTTCGCCAGGTGGCCTCCGACGGGTCGGTGGCCGTCCAGGTCCGTCAGGACTCGCCGCTCAAGGCGACGCTGCGCAGCACCCGGGTCCGTCCTGCGGATCGGGACGTGGTCTGCGCCGCCTGA
- a CDS encoding PspA/IM30 family protein has product MANPFVKGWKYLMALFGSKIDEHADPKVQIQQAVEEAQRQHQALVQQAAAVIGNQRQLEMKLSRQMSEVEQLQANARQALVLADQTRARGDEAEAGRYEQSAQLLATQLVSAEQAAEDLKTLHDQALAAAAQARKAVENNSMILQQKLAERTKLLSQLEQAKMQESVAHSLESMSALTAPGTTPSLDEVRDRIERRYATAMGRAELAGNSVEGRMLEIQKATLDSAGSARLEQIRSSMAGERLTGRQETPAVGQPQPAADPAAAARLDEIRASMSRERGTGESTTS; this is encoded by the coding sequence ATGGCGAACCCGTTCGTCAAGGGTTGGAAATACCTGATGGCGCTCTTCGGCTCGAAGATCGACGAGCATGCCGACCCGAAGGTGCAGATCCAGCAGGCCGTCGAGGAGGCCCAGCGGCAGCACCAGGCGCTGGTCCAGCAGGCGGCCGCGGTGATCGGCAACCAGCGCCAGCTTGAGATGAAGCTGTCCCGGCAGATGTCCGAGGTCGAGCAGCTCCAGGCGAACGCCCGGCAGGCCCTGGTGCTGGCCGACCAGACCCGGGCGCGCGGCGACGAGGCCGAGGCCGGGCGGTACGAGCAGTCCGCGCAGCTCCTCGCCACCCAGCTGGTCTCCGCCGAGCAGGCCGCGGAGGACCTGAAGACCCTGCACGACCAGGCGCTCGCCGCGGCCGCCCAGGCCCGCAAGGCGGTCGAGAACAACTCCATGATCCTCCAGCAGAAGCTGGCCGAGCGCACCAAGCTGCTCAGCCAGCTCGAGCAGGCCAAGATGCAGGAGAGCGTGGCCCACTCGCTGGAGTCCATGTCCGCGCTCACCGCCCCCGGCACCACTCCCTCGCTGGACGAGGTCCGGGACCGGATCGAGCGCCGCTACGCCACCGCGATGGGCCGGGCCGAGCTGGCCGGCAACTCGGTCGAGGGCCGGATGCTGGAGATCCAGAAGGCGACGCTCGACTCGGCCGGGTCGGCGAGGCTGGAGCAGATCCGGTCGAGCATGGCCGGCGAGCGGCTGACCGGCCGGCAGGAGACGCCGGCCGTCGGGCAGCCGCAGCCCGCCGCCGACCCGGCCGCCGCCGCCCGGCTGGACGAGATCCGGGCCAGCATGAGCCGGGAGCGTGGCACCGGGGAGAGCACCACCAGCTAG
- the pspM gene encoding phage shock envelope stress response protein PspM, with protein MADERARHFRRLRRLRRSARRWSVLAGGLGGAAAVLTPYAGIGLPDAIWAGAAGSTIAVAAWRWADLRALAATPAPPALDPAEAAARSRARLAAAVERLPAGPGVLAEVRRVRSRLALRGTTAARAWARLDRAASTLDGLSGRLTGLAEPAVREAAEADRSLRDLAARVAGVERALKLAPHGPLAEVHGTLTAQLESGVSAYERLVVAAAGYVAEDARPTTEHPAAARLTEATDLLHGVASALAELRTPTPTPTPTPHG; from the coding sequence ATGGCGGACGAACGGGCTCGGCATTTCCGTCGACTGCGCCGGCTGCGGCGCTCCGCCCGCCGGTGGAGCGTGCTGGCCGGCGGGCTCGGCGGCGCCGCGGCGGTGCTGACCCCGTATGCCGGAATCGGCCTGCCGGACGCGATCTGGGCCGGCGCCGCGGGCAGCACGATCGCGGTCGCCGCCTGGCGCTGGGCCGACCTGCGGGCCCTCGCGGCCACGCCGGCGCCGCCGGCTCTCGACCCGGCCGAGGCCGCCGCCCGCTCGCGCGCCCGGCTGGCCGCCGCCGTCGAGCGGCTGCCCGCCGGGCCGGGCGTCCTGGCCGAGGTACGCCGGGTCCGGTCCCGCCTGGCGCTGCGTGGCACCACGGCCGCGCGGGCGTGGGCCCGGCTCGACCGGGCGGCATCGACGCTGGACGGGTTGTCCGGCCGGCTCACCGGGCTGGCCGAGCCGGCGGTCCGCGAGGCGGCCGAGGCCGACCGCTCGCTGCGTGATCTGGCCGCCCGGGTGGCCGGCGTGGAGCGGGCGCTCAAGCTCGCGCCGCACGGGCCGCTGGCCGAGGTGCACGGCACCCTCACCGCCCAGTTGGAGAGCGGGGTGTCGGCTTACGAGCGGCTGGTCGTGGCCGCCGCCGGCTACGTGGCCGAGGACGCCCGCCCCACCACCGAGCACCCGGCGGCAGCCCGCCTGACCGAGGCCACCGATCTCCTGCACGGCGTGGCCTCCGCCCTGGCCGAACTCCGCACCCCCACCCCCACCCCCACCCCCACCCCGCACGGTTGA